From Deltaproteobacteria bacterium:
TCGGGATGCTCTTCGACCTCGGCCCCGAGGGCGACACCTATGCCTCCCTGCGTGCCTCCCAGGGCTACGCCCACCAGGGGGTGGGCGTCCTCTACGACGCCGGGGGCAGCGACACCTACGTGGGCGAGGTCGGCGTCCAGGGCTCGGCGCAGTTCGGCATCGGCCTCTCCATCGACGCCGGCGAGGGCGACGATCTGCGCCACGCGTTCGCCTTCGCCCAGGGCTACGGCTACTCGGCGGGCGCCGGCCTCCTCGTCGACGGCGGCGGCAACGACGACTACCGCTGCGACCACGGCGACCCCAACCAGGGCGGGCTGCCCCTCTACTACTCCGCGCAGCTCGGCTCGAACGGCAACTCCTCCTTCTGCCAGGGCGCGGGCTTCGGCCGCCGCGGCGACGCGAACCGCACCTTCTGGTCCGGGGGCCTGGGGGTCCTGCGCGACCTCGGCGGCGACGACACCTACGAGGCCTCGGTCTTCGCGCAGGGCACGGGCTACTGGCAGGGCACCGGGCTGCTGGCCGACGCCGACGGCGCCGACGTCTACGACGCCTACTGGTACGTGCAGGGCGCCGCCGCCCACTACGCCATCGGCATCCTCACCGACGGCGGCACGGGCGACGACCTCTTCGACGCGACCCGCCGCACCCGGAACATGAGCCTCGGCTCGGGCCACGACTACAGCGTGGGCGTGCTCCTCTCCGAGGGCGGGGCCGACGAGTACAACATCGGCACCCTGGCGGTGGGCTCCAGCAACTGCAACGGCGTGGGCCTCTTCGTCGACAACGCCGGTGACGACCGCTACCTGGCCTTCTCCGACTACTCGAGTGGCATGGGCAACGTCAGCTCCGAGTGCCTCGCCGACCGCCCCGACGCCGTGAGCATCGGGGTGATGATCGACGCCGGCGGCAGCGACACCTACGACTACCCGGCGAGCACCTTCCCCACGCCCTCCGAGGGCGGCACCTGGGGTCACGCCCGCAACGACCTGCCCTCCGAGTACGGGGCCGGCCTCGACGCCGAGGGCGAGAGCAGCCTGCACGCCGAGTAGGGCGGCTTCAGCGCAAGCGCGGCAGGCAGCACCTCTTGTACTTCTGGCCCGAGCCGCAGGGGCAGAGGTCGTTGCGCCCGACCTTGCGGCCGCTGGGGACGCCGTCGAGATCGTCGCTGGCGGGGTCGAAGCCGTAGAAGGCCTGCATGACGCCGTAGAGCTCCGGGGTGCGCTTCTGCATCTGCCGGGGCTTCTCGAAGAAGGCCTCGGTGGCCACGGCGAAGAACTCGGCGGCGTTGGTGGCGCCGTAGGGGCGCAGCACCTTGCGCACCTGCGGGTTCTCGGCCCGCAGCCTCTCGAAGTGCTCGTGCATCACCGGCAGGAAGGCGACGTAGTCCTCGCGGGCTCGCAGCTCCGGGATGCCGTCGAAGCTGCCGTCGAGCAGATCGATGGCGTGGGCGAACTCGTGGGTGGCCGTGTCGTGGCCGTCCTTCAGGTTCTTCAGGCCGGAGAGGACCGACGGCCAGGAGAGCACGATGGTCCCGAAGGTGTGCACCTCGCCCAGGATCCCACCCTCTCGCCCGGGGTGACGGTACGCATGGGGGTAGACGACGATCTCCTTCACCCGGTCGAGGTGCTCGAGGCCGAGGTGCAGGGTGAGCCGCACGGCGGCGGCCGAGATCACGACCCGGTGCCGGTCGCCGAGCTCCAGCCCGCTCGCGCCGTAGAAGCGCTCGTGCTTCTCGAGGACGAAGACCTGGAGGTCCGAGAGGAAGCGCTCCCGCAGCTCGCCCTCGAGCAACGAGAAGAA
This genomic window contains:
- a CDS encoding zinc-dependent peptidase, yielding MFGLYRRWRRARLRGRPLPAEWLVYLQADVPFFSLLEGELRERFLSDLQVFVLEKHERFYGASGLELGDRHRVVISAAAVRLTLHLGLEHLDRVKEIVVYPHAYRHPGREGGILGEVHTFGTIVLSWPSVLSGLKNLKDGHDTATHEFAHAIDLLDGSFDGIPELRAREDYVAFLPVMHEHFERLRAENPQVRKVLRPYGATNAAEFFAVATEAFFEKPRQMQKRTPELYGVMQAFYGFDPASDDLDGVPSGRKVGRNDLCPCGSGQKYKRCCLPRLR